One genomic region from Clostridium saccharobutylicum DSM 13864 encodes:
- a CDS encoding RNA polymerase sigma factor gives MITIEKEQFEICIKQYERLIITICLSFTKNYFDAEDLAQQTFLAAYQKWESFDGDNLKAWLTTIAANKCKDYIKSKARTTVSLSEEEYGILEDKGDSPEETVVKKNTMERIHSVCNKLKEPYRTVAVSYFCKGIKLSHLAKKTGKNIKTLETQLYRSKKLLKDLWKEEFM, from the coding sequence GTGATAACAATTGAAAAAGAACAATTTGAAATTTGCATAAAACAATATGAACGTTTAATTATTACTATTTGCTTATCCTTTACGAAAAATTATTTTGACGCTGAAGATTTAGCTCAACAAACATTTTTAGCGGCGTATCAAAAGTGGGAAAGCTTTGATGGTGATAATCTTAAGGCTTGGCTTACTACAATTGCCGCAAATAAGTGTAAAGACTACATTAAGAGTAAAGCTAGGACAACAGTTAGTCTATCAGAAGAGGAATATGGAATCTTAGAGGATAAGGGAGATTCACCAGAAGAAACGGTAGTGAAAAAGAACACTATGGAGAGAATACACAGTGTATGTAATAAGTTAAAAGAGCCTTATAGAACTGTAGCTGTAAGCTATTTTTGCAAAGGTATTAAACTTTCACATTTAGCAAAGAAAACAGGAAAGAACATTAAAACTTTAGAAACACAGCTGTATAGATCAAAAAAATTATTGAAAGATTTATGGAAGGAGGAGTTTATGTGA
- a CDS encoding nuclease-related domain-containing protein: MDLELRHKLSEGCVKMKLPNIIYIFPCIIVLIFIISIISAITNGIKLHKLKKIGDKLINNQTNDLVEDYANLLKSARVINHPNEWQKLKNVFFAVYNSKTVSGHIKKNLYNELLKKGCRLGRDNFNFETEEERIKKSGQVGESIVAYNLKWLPEEYRVLYNIKLSSIVGVQEFDNIIIGSNGIFHIETKNFGGERGCKIKINSSGSWIKQYGDIETGMESPEFQLQRHDKVLKENLDKHYGAGEYVPHGIIVLSNAKTILEGTENSDVPVIKSDSIVKYISKYEGDKRLSQAEINSIYEKLQLIKR, translated from the coding sequence ATGGATTTAGAATTAAGGCATAAATTAAGTGAAGGATGTGTAAAAATGAAATTACCAAATATTATTTATATTTTCCCGTGTATTATAGTATTAATTTTTATTATTTCAATAATTTCTGCAATAACAAATGGCATAAAGTTGCATAAGCTGAAGAAAATTGGAGATAAATTAATAAATAATCAAACTAACGATTTGGTTGAAGATTATGCGAATTTATTAAAATCTGCACGTGTTATTAATCATCCAAATGAATGGCAAAAACTTAAAAATGTATTTTTTGCTGTTTATAATTCAAAAACAGTATCGGGACATATCAAGAAAAATTTATATAATGAGTTATTAAAAAAAGGATGTAGATTAGGTAGAGATAATTTTAATTTTGAAACAGAGGAAGAAAGAATAAAAAAGAGTGGGCAAGTAGGCGAAAGTATCGTAGCATATAATTTAAAATGGTTACCAGAAGAATATAGAGTTCTATATAACATAAAGTTAAGTTCTATTGTTGGTGTTCAAGAGTTCGATAATATAATAATAGGATCTAATGGTATCTTTCATATAGAAACAAAGAATTTTGGTGGAGAAAGAGGCTGTAAGATTAAAATTAATTCATCAGGTAGCTGGATTAAGCAATATGGAGATATTGAAACAGGCATGGAAAGTCCAGAGTTTCAATTACAAAGGCATGATAAGGTATTGAAAGAAAACTTGGACAAACATTATGGTGCTGGAGAATATGTTCCCCATGGAATTATAGTACTATCTAATGCTAAAACAATACTTGAAGGAACAGAAAATTCAGATGTGCCAGTTATAAAGTCGGATTCTATAGTTAAGTACATAAGTAAATATGAAGGAGATAAAAGACTATCACAAGCAGAAATTAATAGTATATATGAAAAATTACAATTGATAAAAAGATAG
- a CDS encoding class I SAM-dependent methyltransferase, producing the protein MTMELEKYYNKFCEDKRLTRRHGQVEYITSMKYIHDYLENNENAKILDVGAGTGRYSVQLANEGYDVTAVELVKHNLGVLKSKGSAVKAYQGTALDLSRFSDNTFDMTLVFGPMYHLYKFEDKVQAMQEAKRVTKIGGIILVAYCMNEYSVLTYGFKENNIRACIDNGKLTDDFHVISEAEDLYDYVRIEDINKLNDEAKMQRIKLIAADGPANYMRPILNAMDEETFKTFINYHFSTCERQELLGASAHTLDILRKK; encoded by the coding sequence ATGACAATGGAATTAGAAAAATACTATAATAAATTTTGTGAAGACAAAAGATTAACAAGAAGACATGGACAAGTTGAATATATAACTTCTATGAAGTATATTCATGATTATCTAGAAAATAATGAGAACGCAAAAATCTTAGATGTTGGTGCAGGAACAGGTAGATACTCTGTACAATTAGCAAATGAAGGATATGATGTTACAGCAGTTGAACTTGTGAAGCATAATCTAGGTGTTTTAAAGTCAAAAGGAAGTGCAGTGAAAGCATATCAAGGAACAGCATTAGATTTATCAAGATTTTCAGATAATACTTTTGATATGACATTGGTGTTTGGACCAATGTATCACTTATATAAATTTGAGGATAAAGTACAAGCTATGCAAGAGGCTAAAAGAGTAACTAAGATTGGCGGTATTATCTTAGTAGCATATTGTATGAATGAATATAGTGTATTAACATATGGTTTTAAGGAAAATAATATTCGTGCATGTATTGATAATGGGAAACTCACTGATGATTTCCATGTTATATCAGAAGCAGAAGATTTATATGATTATGTAAGGATTGAAGATATCAATAAGTTAAATGATGAAGCAAAAATGCAAAGGATAAAATTAATAGCGGCAGATGGGCCAGCTAATTATATGCGACCTATTTTGAATGCTATGGATGAAGAGACATTTAAAACTTTTATCAACTATCATTTTTCTACGTGTGAAAGACAAGAACTGTTAGGAGCAAGCGCACATACATTGGATATTTTGAGAAAGAAATAA
- a CDS encoding MBL fold metallo-hydrolase, with translation MNKDIINLPQELFDNTPLEPTKVFDNLYCIGSRSVVTWVLKTSEGIILIDSMWDNSDAQLIIDGMKKLNLNPEDIEYIIITHGHGDHYGGAQFIKDNYKVKIAMSETDYNFMNTVNSGANGPRSPKCSVDIMIKDQQKIQLGDTTVTVVETPGHTPGCISLLFPVKENGRICNVAQWGGIGAPSDLEGKIKYRESIDYFEKCAKSQQVSAEITAHLFSENGYSNLETVRNRKGSEANPFIIGEAGIKNYFDNLRNEIDKKIAKQKGQE, from the coding sequence ATGAATAAAGATATAATAAATCTTCCACAAGAATTATTTGATAATACCCCTTTGGAACCAACAAAAGTTTTTGATAATTTATATTGTATTGGTAGCCGAAGCGTTGTAACATGGGTGTTGAAAACATCTGAAGGGATTATTTTAATTGATTCTATGTGGGATAATAGCGATGCACAATTAATTATTGATGGTATGAAAAAGTTGAATTTAAATCCAGAGGATATTGAATATATCATTATTACACATGGACATGGAGATCACTATGGTGGAGCTCAATTTATCAAGGATAATTATAAAGTGAAAATAGCTATGAGTGAAACAGATTATAATTTTATGAATACAGTTAATTCAGGTGCAAATGGACCACGCTCACCCAAATGTTCAGTTGATATTATGATAAAAGATCAACAAAAAATACAATTAGGAGATACGACAGTAACTGTTGTAGAAACACCGGGTCATACACCAGGTTGTATATCTTTGCTTTTCCCTGTTAAAGAAAATGGAAGAATTTGCAATGTAGCACAATGGGGTGGGATTGGAGCACCAAGTGATTTGGAAGGAAAGATAAAATATAGAGAATCAATTGATTATTTTGAAAAGTGTGCAAAGTCACAACAGGTAAGTGCTGAAATTACGGCTCATTTGTTTTCTGAAAATGGGTATTCAAATTTAGAAACCGTAAGAAATAGAAAAGGTAGCGAAGCTAATCCTTTTATAATAGGTGAAGCAGGCATTAAAAATTATTTTGACAATTTGAGGAATGAAATAGATAAGAAGATAGCAAAACAAAAAGGACAAGAGTAG
- a CDS encoding CD3324 family protein — MKYEKAQNILPHNIIEMIQNYIDGGYIYIPRKNENKKYWGENTETKSYLKTRDKEIFNKYSSGIPVKILSEQYFLTESSIRRIIRNQRSLD; from the coding sequence ATGAAATATGAAAAAGCACAAAATATACTGCCTCACAATATAATTGAGATGATTCAAAACTATATTGATGGTGGATATATCTATATACCTAGAAAAAATGAAAATAAAAAATATTGGGGAGAAAATACTGAAACTAAAAGTTATCTTAAAACACGAGATAAAGAAATATTTAATAAATATTCATCTGGAATACCTGTTAAAATATTATCTGAACAATATTTCTTGACAGAAAGCAGTATTAGAAGGATAATCAGAAATCAAAGAAGTTTGGATTAA
- a CDS encoding amino acid permease, whose amino-acid sequence MEEKELSRGLKARHIELIALGGTIGVGLFMGSASTIKWAGPSVLLAYGVAGIAMYIIMRIMGEMLYIEPLTGSFANYAQKYISPWAGYMTAWCYWFMWITVCMSEITAIGIYINYWFPNLPAWIPALIGLAIIAAANMASVKFYGEFEFWFSLIKVVTIIVMLIIGFGLIFFGIGNHGEAIGLKNLTANGGFFAGGLKGWLFALCMVTASYQGVELIGITAGEAQDPKNTLRKATKNIIWRILIFYIGAIFVIVTIYPWNQISTLGSPFVLTFSKIGIAAAAGIINFVVLTAAMSGCNSGIYSCGRMLYTLSKNGQAPKFLGKLNKDGVPANAIKTTLICLIIGVILNYICPNSKLFVYIYSASVLPGMVPWIVLCISQIKFRKEHATEMETHPFKSKLFPYANYIVVVYLCLVLIGMCVNSSTQMPLFIGVVFCVIITIGYFVCGMYKRNPPKVKELEEEKLMG is encoded by the coding sequence GTGGAAGAAAAAGAGTTATCACGAGGCTTAAAAGCACGTCATATTGAATTGATTGCTTTAGGTGGTACAATTGGAGTAGGCTTGTTCATGGGATCAGCTAGTACAATTAAATGGGCTGGACCATCAGTATTGTTGGCCTATGGAGTAGCAGGGATTGCTATGTACATAATTATGAGAATCATGGGAGAAATGCTTTATATTGAACCATTGACTGGTTCTTTCGCAAATTATGCACAGAAATACATAAGTCCTTGGGCTGGATATATGACAGCATGGTGTTATTGGTTTATGTGGATAACAGTTTGTATGTCTGAAATTACTGCAATTGGAATTTATATTAATTATTGGTTTCCGAATTTGCCAGCTTGGATTCCTGCTTTAATTGGACTAGCTATTATAGCTGCTGCGAATATGGCTTCAGTTAAGTTTTATGGTGAATTTGAATTTTGGTTTTCGCTCATTAAGGTTGTTACAATTATAGTTATGCTTATAATTGGATTTGGCTTAATTTTTTTCGGCATTGGTAATCATGGTGAAGCTATTGGGCTAAAGAATCTTACAGCAAATGGCGGTTTTTTTGCTGGTGGCTTGAAGGGTTGGTTATTTGCATTATGTATGGTAACAGCATCATATCAAGGAGTGGAACTTATAGGTATTACGGCTGGTGAAGCACAAGATCCAAAAAACACATTAAGAAAAGCAACAAAAAATATAATTTGGCGTATATTGATTTTCTATATTGGTGCTATATTTGTAATTGTAACAATTTATCCATGGAATCAAATTAGTACTCTAGGTAGTCCATTTGTCTTGACTTTTTCTAAGATTGGCATTGCTGCTGCTGCTGGCATAATCAATTTTGTAGTGTTAACAGCTGCAATGTCTGGGTGTAATAGCGGAATTTATAGCTGTGGACGTATGCTTTATACATTGTCAAAAAATGGTCAAGCTCCTAAATTCCTAGGTAAATTAAACAAAGATGGTGTACCAGCAAATGCTATCAAAACAACTTTGATTTGTTTGATAATCGGTGTAATTTTAAACTATATTTGTCCAAATTCTAAATTATTTGTTTATATCTATAGTGCAAGTGTTCTTCCTGGCATGGTTCCATGGATTGTTTTATGCATAAGTCAAATAAAATTTCGAAAAGAACATGCAACTGAAATGGAAACGCATCCTTTTAAATCAAAGCTTTTTCCATATGCAAACTATATTGTAGTAGTATATCTTTGCTTAGTTTTAATCGGTATGTGCGTTAACTCTTCAACTCAGATGCCATTATTTATTGGTGTTGTTTTCTGTGTTATCATTACTATTGGATATTTTGTTTGTGGCATGTATAAAAGGAACCCACCCAAAGTAAAGGAACTTGAAGAAGAAAAATTAATGGGGTAA
- a CDS encoding SLC13 family permease — MNIKQLFTSSIVMLKTEVVFTISLVLAFTTSIITKPQLNYINFQVLILMFNLMIVIGAFEKFKLLDKVAVEILRKNTSLRMVSTVLVSLCFVSSMFITNDVALISFVPLTMIIAKKAGFNPMKIIILETLAANIGSSFTPMGNPQNLYLFSFFNISILTFFKSTIFFVISGGVWLFILNQKISNVDLKFDLDKIEIKNTKAATIYCVLFMFILLSVFDVIDYRVAFIITICVSLILERKLFKELDYILLLTFVCFFIAIGNLSNMQSISEIMKKLLNSDSGIYFSAIFFSQLISNVPCAILLSKFTNSWRPILIGVNVGGMGTIIASLASLISYKFYSKEYDGKKYLYKFIKYNFGSLIIFAVLFSIFLYL; from the coding sequence AGTTTTAGCTTTTACTACATCTATAATTACTAAACCTCAATTAAACTATATAAATTTTCAGGTATTAATATTAATGTTCAACCTTATGATAGTAATAGGCGCCTTTGAAAAATTTAAATTATTAGATAAGGTAGCAGTTGAAATATTAAGAAAGAATACAAGCCTTAGAATGGTTTCAACAGTATTGGTCAGTCTGTGTTTTGTTTCTTCGATGTTTATAACAAATGATGTTGCACTAATATCTTTTGTTCCTCTTACTATGATTATTGCTAAAAAAGCTGGCTTTAATCCAATGAAAATAATAATTTTGGAAACATTAGCAGCTAATATCGGTAGTAGTTTTACACCTATGGGAAATCCACAAAATTTATATTTGTTCTCATTTTTTAATATAAGTATATTAACCTTTTTTAAGAGTACAATATTTTTCGTTATATCAGGTGGAGTGTGGTTATTCATTTTAAATCAAAAAATTTCAAATGTAGATTTAAAATTTGATTTAGATAAGATAGAGATTAAAAATACAAAGGCTGCAACTATTTATTGTGTTTTGTTTATGTTTATATTACTTTCAGTTTTTGATGTGATTGATTATAGAGTGGCATTTATAATAACAATTTGTGTAAGTTTAATTTTAGAAAGAAAATTGTTTAAAGAATTAGATTATATATTATTACTCACTTTTGTATGTTTTTTTATAGCTATAGGGAATCTGTCAAATATGCAAAGTATTAGTGAGATTATGAAAAAACTATTGAATAGTGATAGTGGGATATACTTTTCAGCTATATTTTTCAGCCAATTGATTAGTAATGTGCCTTGTGCTATTCTTTTATCCAAGTTTACAAATTCTTGGCGACCAATCTTAATTGGAGTTAATGTTGGTGGAATGGGAACAATTATTGCTTCACTTGCAAGTTTAATATCTTATAAATTTTATAGTAAGGAATATGATGGAAAAAAGTACTTATATAAATTTATAAAATATAATTTTGGCAGTCTTATAATATTTGCAGTATTATTTTCTATATTTTTATATTTATAA